In Clostridium swellfunianum, a genomic segment contains:
- a CDS encoding class D sortase has translation MKRRIIGIIFIFMGLSIIGSALFMRYSANRQQQAMLEAFEKTIQKVDEDLGNENAQSSEIEASPNAKPPSEDVNAAIGIIKIPKIDLKVAVGEGIDNNTLKYAVGHFEGTAMPGEKGNFAVAGHRSYTYSEYFNRLDELNIGDDITVKTKKGEFTYRVYEKKVVEPTEVSVLDKTKDATITLVTCTPIRVATHRLIIKGKLQ, from the coding sequence TTGAAGAGAAGAATAATAGGAATTATTTTTATATTTATGGGGTTAAGTATTATAGGAAGTGCATTATTTATGAGATATAGCGCCAATAGGCAACAGCAGGCCATGTTGGAGGCTTTTGAGAAAACTATTCAAAAGGTTGATGAAGATCTTGGAAATGAAAATGCTCAATCTTCTGAAATAGAAGCATCTCCAAATGCAAAACCTCCTTCAGAAGATGTAAATGCTGCAATTGGCATAATCAAAATCCCCAAAATAGATTTAAAGGTTGCAGTTGGTGAAGGTATAGACAATAATACTTTAAAATATGCAGTGGGGCATTTTGAAGGAACTGCCATGCCTGGAGAAAAGGGTAATTTTGCAGTGGCTGGGCATAGAAGTTATACTTATAGCGAGTATTTCAATAGGTTGGACGAGCTTAACATTGGTGATGATATTACCGTGAAAACTAAAAAAGGTGAATTTACATATAGAGTTTACGAAAAAAAGGTTGTAGAACCTACTGAAGTATCAGTACTTGATAAGACTAAGGATGCTACAATAACTCTCGTTACCTGCACACCTATACGAGTTGCAACGCACAGACTCATTATAAAAGGAAAACTTCAGTAA
- a CDS encoding ABC transporter permease, with translation MGSKVSWIVFKKELMDIFRDKKTFILGILIPLIMFPVLSLVMGKSMDKTTKQVENNLKVAIVDNSGKSSLAEFIKTQKNINLIQSDNIDEDVKSGKILAALEIPRDFDGSIEKEILASLKITYDNSSQASQIAMNNLKGFIDAYSKGVVSQRLSKRNISGEILNPVNVEMKTSVKEEEGFGKFMLSLMLPLMLVIYSVAGPMGAAVDLGAGEKERGTLEPLLTTQAGRLSLLWGKFFAITVMGLLTSVASLAGLFIAMRQEGGLFEGASGNIGTTIILLIGLVTLLLTMVFGALELAISIYARSFKEAQTYISPLMMISFVPTYATYMLDAKNIESFYFHIPLANVSCLLKEFISGIYNYSHIGITFGWIAVYIIGSVLFARYMFSKETVIFRT, from the coding sequence ATGGGAAGTAAAGTCAGTTGGATAGTTTTTAAGAAAGAACTTATGGATATATTTAGAGATAAAAAGACCTTTATCCTCGGAATACTTATCCCACTTATAATGTTTCCTGTATTATCATTAGTTATGGGAAAAAGCATGGATAAAACAACCAAGCAGGTTGAAAATAATCTTAAGGTAGCTATTGTAGATAATAGTGGGAAGAGTAGTTTAGCAGAGTTTATCAAGACTCAAAAGAATATAAACCTCATACAATCAGATAATATAGACGAAGACGTCAAGAGTGGAAAGATACTAGCGGCTCTTGAGATTCCTAGGGATTTTGATGGAAGCATTGAAAAGGAAATTCTAGCAAGCCTTAAAATAACTTATGACAATTCAAGTCAGGCTTCACAAATTGCAATGAATAATCTTAAGGGTTTTATAGATGCTTATTCAAAAGGTGTGGTATCTCAAAGACTATCAAAAAGAAATATAAGCGGAGAAATTTTAAATCCTGTTAATGTTGAAATGAAAACTTCGGTAAAGGAAGAAGAGGGATTTGGAAAGTTTATGTTATCTTTAATGCTGCCGCTTATGCTGGTTATTTACAGCGTAGCAGGACCAATGGGAGCAGCAGTAGATCTTGGTGCTGGGGAGAAGGAAAGAGGCACCTTAGAACCTCTTTTAACGACACAAGCCGGAAGATTATCACTCCTATGGGGAAAGTTTTTTGCTATAACTGTAATGGGGCTTTTAACATCAGTAGCTTCGTTGGCTGGTCTTTTTATAGCTATGAGGCAAGAAGGCGGGCTTTTTGAAGGAGCTTCAGGCAACATTGGTACAACAATTATACTTTTAATAGGATTAGTTACTCTGCTGCTCACTATGGTATTTGGGGCGCTAGAGCTTGCTATAAGCATTTATGCTCGTTCCTTTAAGGAAGCACAAACTTATATATCCCCTCTTATGATGATATCTTTCGTGCCGACTTATGCTACCTATATGCTTGATGCTAAAAATATTGAAAGCTTTTACTTCCACATTCCTCTTGCAAATGTATCCTGCCTTTTGAAGGAATTTATTTCAGGAATATATAACTATAGCCATATAGGAATAACCTTTGGTTGGATAGCTGTTTATATAATAGGTTCGGTATTGTTTGCCAGATATATGTTTAGTAAAGAAACAGTAATCTTTAGAACATAA
- a CDS encoding ABC transporter ATP-binding protein, translating into MVEILNLSKNFKNIKAVDSISFKVHKGEIVGLLGENGAGKTTTLRMIATMLKPTEGTAIINGYDITKDQSKVRGEIGILFGGEVGLYDRLTARENIRYFAELNGMKRAEINESIAYLVKVLDMSEYMDRRVGKFSRGMKQKVAIARSIVHKPSIMLFDEPTAGLDVTAARIVQDFIIKCKEDNKAIVFSSHSMAEVERLCDRIVIIHKGKILEEGTVDDLKRKYGNDNMEDIFMQLVGDSYGK; encoded by the coding sequence TTGGTCGAGATTTTAAATTTAAGCAAGAACTTTAAAAATATTAAAGCAGTAGACAGTATAAGTTTCAAGGTACACAAGGGCGAAATAGTTGGATTGCTAGGAGAAAATGGAGCTGGAAAGACTACAACCCTAAGAATGATAGCTACAATGCTTAAGCCTACAGAAGGTACAGCTATTATAAATGGTTATGATATAACCAAAGATCAAAGCAAGGTTAGAGGGGAAATCGGAATTCTCTTCGGAGGTGAAGTTGGTCTTTATGACAGACTTACAGCAAGAGAGAACATAAGATACTTCGCGGAGCTTAATGGCATGAAAAGGGCTGAAATTAATGAAAGCATAGCTTATTTAGTTAAGGTTTTGGACATGAGTGAATATATGGATAGAAGAGTAGGGAAATTTTCAAGGGGCATGAAACAGAAAGTTGCAATAGCTAGGTCTATAGTTCATAAGCCTTCTATAATGCTGTTTGACGAGCCTACAGCAGGACTAGATGTAACCGCTGCAAGAATAGTACAGGATTTCATTATTAAATGCAAGGAAGATAATAAAGCCATAGTATTTTCTAGTCATAGCATGGCAGAGGTAGAAAGACTTTGCGATAGAATAGTCATCATACATAAAGGCAAGATACTTGAAGAGGGAACTGTAGATGATTTAAAGAGAAAGTATGGAAATGATAACATGGAAGATATATTTATGCAGTTAGTAGGTGATAGCTATGGGAAGTAA
- a CDS encoding sensor histidine kinase, giving the protein MNRFSDKGTLIKNSLFIVLVLIGSYYLSYINYTLFHLVYETACIIIGCSIFIITKNTHKVSQNNYFIFLGICFVIASIFDFMHLITYDGMNLISAVSRDVTIQFRIVARWIQAFSFLVFCLLINRENKPVKLTNLLRICYALSIMMFVSIFNLRIFPKVYTVYGRWASFKYISEIFICLTFMLVVLVLYKNKKKIHENISLFLISSIGILTASELCFIFYKYYGDFIGITGHILKLISYYLLYKAIVQTTLENPYNVLFYKLTEINSSLEIKTRLLMKINQKLNGEINERKAVEEKLRESKRRYQELLDFLPYAIITHCEEKIVYLNNAALSLFKLENYKDALDKDILEFIHPDYRAVSRRRIQDVYNSIEGDIDEIKVISSDGDEIFVETKAVPYVFKDKPAGLVVLGDISERKKAEEKDKALKEAIEYDRIKNEFMANISHELRTPLNVIFGAVQLIEYYSESNSVLENKANISKYSKSMRQNCYRMLRLVNNLIDLTKLDSGFLKLNLCNHNIINIVEDITLSVAQYIESKDLKIEFDTEVEEKHLACDADMIERIMLNLLSNAVKFTPAGGKVAVNIYDRGEFILISVKDTGIGIPEDKLELIFDRFRQVDKSLTRNTEGSGIGLNLVKSLVELHGGEISVESIYGEGSEFIVELPSRTVAYDEVAATLDIPHGKVERIHIEFSDIYS; this is encoded by the coding sequence TTGAATAGATTTTCTGATAAGGGAACTTTGATAAAGAACAGCTTGTTTATAGTTTTAGTTTTAATTGGTTCATACTATTTAAGCTATATTAACTATACGCTATTTCATTTGGTATATGAAACAGCGTGTATTATTATTGGTTGTAGTATATTTATAATAACGAAAAATACCCATAAGGTATCACAGAACAATTATTTTATTTTTTTAGGAATATGTTTTGTTATTGCCAGTATATTCGATTTTATGCACTTAATAACCTATGATGGAATGAATCTAATATCTGCAGTGTCTAGAGATGTTACAATACAATTCAGAATAGTTGCAAGATGGATACAAGCATTTTCGTTTTTAGTATTTTGCCTGCTTATAAATAGAGAAAACAAACCTGTCAAGCTTACAAACCTTTTAAGAATTTGCTATGCCTTATCAATTATGATGTTTGTTTCAATATTTAACTTAAGAATATTTCCAAAGGTTTATACAGTCTATGGAAGGTGGGCTAGTTTTAAATATATTAGCGAAATTTTTATATGCTTAACTTTTATGTTAGTGGTTTTAGTTCTTTATAAAAACAAGAAAAAGATTCATGAAAATATATCTCTATTTTTAATATCTTCAATAGGTATTCTTACTGCATCAGAATTATGTTTTATTTTTTATAAGTATTATGGAGATTTTATCGGAATTACGGGGCATATACTAAAGCTTATAAGTTACTATCTGCTTTATAAGGCAATAGTTCAAACTACTTTAGAAAATCCATACAATGTGCTGTTTTATAAGCTTACTGAAATAAATAGCAGTTTAGAAATTAAAACGAGACTTCTTATGAAGATTAATCAGAAGCTAAATGGAGAAATAAATGAGCGCAAGGCTGTTGAAGAGAAGCTTAGGGAAAGTAAAAGAAGATATCAGGAACTCTTAGATTTTCTTCCTTATGCAATAATAACTCATTGTGAAGAAAAAATAGTGTACTTAAACAATGCTGCCTTATCACTTTTTAAATTGGAAAATTATAAAGATGCATTAGATAAAGATATATTAGAGTTTATACATCCAGATTATCGAGCTGTATCAAGAAGGAGAATACAAGATGTATATAACAGCATTGAAGGGGATATAGATGAGATTAAAGTGATTTCTAGCGATGGTGATGAGATATTTGTTGAAACAAAGGCTGTTCCGTATGTATTCAAAGACAAACCAGCAGGTTTGGTTGTGTTAGGAGACATAAGCGAAAGGAAAAAAGCTGAAGAAAAAGATAAGGCTTTAAAGGAAGCTATTGAATACGATAGAATAAAGAATGAGTTTATGGCTAATATCTCTCATGAACTTAGGACTCCGCTAAATGTAATATTTGGAGCTGTACAGCTTATCGAATATTACTCTGAAAGCAATTCTGTATTAGAAAATAAAGCAAATATATCCAAGTATTCAAAAAGTATGAGACAAAATTGCTATAGAATGTTGAGGCTTGTTAATAACCTGATTGATTTAACTAAACTGGACTCGGGATTCTTAAAACTTAATCTTTGTAATCATAATATAATAAACATTGTAGAAGACATAACTTTGTCAGTTGCACAATATATTGAAAGCAAGGACTTAAAAATTGAATTTGATACAGAGGTAGAAGAAAAGCACTTGGCTTGCGATGCTGATATGATTGAAAGAATAATGCTTAACCTGCTCTCAAACGCGGTCAAATTTACACCCGCAGGAGGAAAAGTCGCTGTTAATATTTATGATAGAGGAGAGTTTATATTAATTTCTGTTAAGGATACAGGTATAGGTATTCCAGAAGATAAATTGGAACTTATATTCGATAGATTCAGGCAAGTTGATAAATCCCTTACTCGTAACACTGAGGGCAGTGGAATTGGGCTCAATCTTGTTAAGTCTCTTGTTGAGCTTCATGGAGGAGAGATATCTGTGGAAAGCATATATGGTGAGGGAAGCGAATTTATAGTTGAACTTCCTTCAAGAACTGTTGCCTATGATGAAGTGGCAGCAACATTGGATATTCCTCATGGAAAGGTTGAGAGAATTCACATAGAATTTTCTGACATTTATTCTTAA